The following proteins come from a genomic window of Banduia mediterranea:
- a CDS encoding PIN domain-containing protein, with product MSSNFTVIYDACVLYPAPLRDFLMRLALTDLYRARWTDMFHDEWTRNVLKQRPDLKAEDLERTRSLMNAHVRDSLVTGFEHLIPSVELPDADDRHVVAAAIHGGASLIVTFNLKDFPPDQLKRYNLAAQHPDDFIFDLLDLHAARVCEAAANHRRSLKNPPKTTDEYLDTLLKQGLTQTVSQLREWKVAI from the coding sequence ATGAGTTCGAACTTCACCGTCATCTACGACGCGTGCGTGCTCTACCCGGCCCCGCTGCGCGACTTCCTGATGCGCCTGGCACTGACCGATCTGTACCGGGCGCGCTGGACAGACATGTTCCACGACGAGTGGACGCGTAATGTTCTGAAGCAGCGGCCAGACCTGAAGGCCGAAGACCTGGAGCGCACGCGATCGCTGATGAACGCCCACGTCCGCGACAGCCTGGTCACCGGCTTCGAGCACCTCATTCCGTCTGTCGAGTTGCCGGATGCCGATGATCGGCATGTGGTGGCCGCCGCCATTCACGGCGGCGCCAGCCTGATCGTGACCTTCAACCTGAAGGATTTCCCGCCGGACCAGCTCAAGCGCTACAACCTGGCCGCCCAGCATCCGGATGACTTCATCTTCGATCTACTGGATCTGCACGCGGCACGCGTTTGCGAAGCCGCAGCCAACCATCGACGGTCGCTGAAGAACCCGCCCAAGACGACGGACGAGTACCTCGACACCCTGCTCAAGCAGGGTCTGACGCAGACCGTTAGCCAGTTGCGGGAGTGGAAGGTGGCGATCTGA
- the hmgA gene encoding homogentisate 1,2-dioxygenase has translation MISPELQYLTGFGNQHATEALPGALPCGQNSPQRCPYGLYAEQFSGTAFTAPRRHNRRSWLYRIRPSVVQGRFRLLPPTPWLSAPLTGDPVDPNPMRWHPLPIPETPCDFIDGLFTFAANGRPDAQTGCAVHLYALNADMQSRYLYDADAELLIVPQSGELLLRTELGQLHVPPGHCAVLPRGIKFQVRRAQAAGGAHGYVCENFGAAFELPELGPIGANGLANPRDFETPVACYDDISGNFELVARVDGRLWSAPLNHSPLDVVAWHGNHVPYRYDLSRFNTINTVSFDHPDPSIFTVLTAPSDTPGTANVDFVIFPPRWVVAEHSFRPPWFHRNVMSEFMGLVQGRYDAKTSGFIPGGSSLHNCMSAHGPDADAFESACQMPLAPQHLDDSLAFMFESRYPFRCSEQARNAPFRQMNYSDVWQGLRSQFDPGRP, from the coding sequence ATGATCTCACCCGAACTCCAGTACCTCACCGGTTTCGGCAACCAACACGCCACAGAAGCGCTGCCTGGCGCATTGCCGTGTGGACAGAACTCACCACAGCGCTGTCCTTATGGCCTGTACGCGGAACAGTTCAGCGGCACCGCATTCACCGCGCCACGCCGACACAACCGACGTAGCTGGCTGTACCGCATCCGGCCGTCCGTGGTGCAGGGCCGATTCAGGCTCCTGCCACCGACGCCTTGGCTATCGGCGCCGTTGACCGGCGATCCGGTCGACCCCAATCCGATGCGCTGGCACCCGCTGCCGATACCGGAGACCCCCTGCGATTTCATCGATGGCTTGTTCACCTTCGCTGCGAATGGGCGACCGGACGCGCAGACCGGCTGCGCCGTGCATCTCTATGCCTTGAACGCGGACATGCAGTCGCGCTACTTGTACGATGCCGACGCGGAGTTGTTGATCGTCCCGCAAAGCGGTGAGCTGTTGCTGCGGACGGAACTCGGACAACTGCATGTGCCGCCCGGGCACTGCGCGGTGCTGCCACGCGGTATCAAGTTTCAGGTGCGGCGCGCCCAGGCTGCGGGGGGCGCACACGGTTATGTCTGCGAAAACTTCGGGGCGGCCTTCGAGCTTCCGGAACTGGGGCCGATCGGCGCCAACGGCCTTGCCAATCCGCGGGATTTCGAAACCCCCGTAGCCTGCTACGACGATATCTCAGGCAACTTCGAACTGGTCGCCCGCGTCGATGGCCGACTCTGGTCGGCGCCGCTGAATCATTCGCCACTCGATGTGGTGGCCTGGCACGGCAACCACGTGCCCTACCGCTACGATCTCTCACGCTTCAACACCATCAATACGGTCAGTTTCGATCACCCCGATCCGTCGATTTTCACGGTGCTGACGGCGCCGTCCGACACACCCGGTACGGCCAACGTCGATTTCGTGATCTTTCCGCCACGCTGGGTGGTGGCCGAGCACAGCTTCCGACCGCCATGGTTCCACCGCAACGTGATGAGCGAGTTCATGGGGTTGGTTCAGGGGCGCTATGACGCAAAAACCAGCGGCTTCATACCGGGCGGGTCCAGCCTGCACAACTGCATGTCTGCCCACGGGCCGGATGCGGACGCTTTCGAATCGGCGTGCCAGATGCCGCTGGCACCGCAGCACCTCGATGACTCGCTGGCCTTCATGTTCGAAAGCCGCTATCCGTTCCGATGCAGCGAGCAGGCTCGGAACGCGCCCTTTCGCCAGATGAACTATTCGGATGTCTGGCAGGGTCTGCGATCGCAGTTCGATCCCGGCCGGCCCTGA